The Longimicrobiaceae bacterium genome includes the window GCCGAGGACCGGACGGCGGAGGAGCACCTCCTCCAGGCCGCCGAGACCGGGGAATACACGGGCGAGGGTCACCGCGTCCGGAGCGACGGCTCCACCTTCTGGGCCGGGGTCACGCTGACGGCCCTGCGCGATTCCGACGGGGTGCTGCAGGGCTTCGCGAAGGTGACGCGCGACCTCACCGCCCAGCGCGCCGCCGAGGCCGCGCGAAGGGCCGCGCTGGAGGCGGCGGAGGAGGCGAGCCGGCTCAAGGGCGGGTTCCTCGCGACGATGTCGCACGAGATCCGCACGCCGCTGAACGCCATCATGGCCTACACCGACCTCCTGGGGATGGAGATGGCGGGGCCGCTCACCCCGGCGCAGCGCGGCCAGCTCGGGAAGATCCGCGCGAGCAGCCAGCACCTGCTCGGCCTCGTCGAGGACGTGCTCGACCTTTCCCGCATCGAGTCCGGGAACATGGCGGTCGGCCGCGCCCGGCTGCGCATCGGGACGGTGATCTCCCAGGCGCTCGTGCTGGTGGAGCCCCAGGCCGCCGCGCGGCAGGTGGACGTCGCCGATGCGGTCTCCGGGTTCTCCGCCGGCCACTGGTGCTGGGGCGACGAGGAGCGGGTGCGCCAGATCCTCGTCAACCTGCTCGGCAACGCGGTCAAGTTCACCGATCCGGGCGGCCGGATCACCGTCAGCGCCGGAGCCGCGGCCGAGCCCCCGGCCGATGCCGCGCTGGAGCGGGCGGGTCCGTGGGTGTACGTGCGCGTGGAGGACACGGGGCAGGGGATCCCGTCCGAGAGGATCGAGGCCGTCTTCGAGCCGTTCGTCCAGGCCGACATGAGCCTCACGCGCCAGCACGGAGGGTCGGGCCTGGGCCTCTCGATCAGCCGGCACCTGGCCCGGCTCATGGGCGGCGACCTGACGGTGCGGAGCGAGGTGGGAGCCGGCACCACCTTCCTCCTCTGGCTCCGCGCCGCGGAGGACGAGGAGGCACCCGCCCGCGGCGAGGCGGGACTCCCCTCGAGCACGGGGACCCTGCAGGAGATCCGGGACGCCGTCCTGGCCGGGCTGGAGCGTATCCTGCACGGCTACGTCGCCCGGGTCCGGAGCGATCCGGAGATGCCCCGGGGACAGGCGCTCACCGAAGCGGAGCTGGAGGACCACCTGGCCAGCTTCCTCTCCGACATCGCCCAGACGCTCGGCGCGCTGGACCTGGCCTCCGGTGCCGAGTCCGAGGCGCTCCGCGACGGGACGGCCATCCAGCGCACCATCGCCGACCGGCACGGCAGGCAGCGCGCCCGTCTGGGCTGGAGCGAGGCCGAGGTCCGCCGGGAGTTCCAGGTCCTGCGCGAGGAGGTCGCCGCGGCGGTACGGCGCCGCGTGCAGAGGCCGCGGCAAGCCGAGGTGGAGGAGGCGATCGGCGTGCTCGACGGATTCCTCGCCCGCGCGGAGCGGGTCAGCATCGAGAGCCACCGCGACGAGCGGGGCGGCTGACCCGACACCGACCCCCTCCACTCCCCGGTCCTTTGAGCCCTCCCCCCGACCTGATCCTGCGCGGCCGCCGCGTCGTCCTCCCCGACGGAGTCCGTCCGGCGGCCGTCCACGTCGCCCGCGGCAGGATCGCCGCCATCGACCCCTACGACCACGACGCCGACGGGGTGCCGGCCCTGGACCTCGGGGACGCGGTGCTGATGCCGGGGCTGGTGGACACGCACGTCCACCTCAACGAGCCGGGCCGCGCGGAGTGGGAGGGGTTCGAGACCGGCACGCGCGCCGCCGCGGCGGGCGGCGTGACGACGCTGGTCGAGATGCCGCTCAACGCCGTCCCCGCGACCACCACCGTCCCGGCCCTCCGCGCCAAGCTGGACGCGGCGGAGGGCGTATGCAGCGTGGACGTGGGGTTCTGGGGCGGCGTGGTGCCCGGGAACACGGCGGAGCTGCCCCGCCTCTGGGAGGCCGGCGTGCTCGGCTTCAAGTGCTTCCTGGCCCCCTCCGGCGTGGACGAGTTCGAGCACGTGGGCGAGGCGGAGCTGCGGCTCGCGATGCCCGTGCTGGCCGAGTTGGGCGCGCCCCTCCTGGTGCACGCCGAGCTGCCGGAGGCCCTGGATCGCGCGGCCCCGGGCGTGGCGGGGCTCGACCGGCGCAGCTATGCGTCGTACCTGCGGTCGCGCCCGCCCGCGGCGGAGCTGGAGGCGGTCGCGCTGCTGGTCCGCCTCTGCCGCGAGTTCGGGACGCCCCTCCACGTGGTCCACGTCGCCACGGCCGCCGCGGTCCCGCTGCTGCGCGAGGCGCGGGAGGAGGGGCTGCCGATCACCGCCGAGACCTGCCCGCACTACCTCCACTTCGCCGCGGAGGAGATCGCCGACGGGGCGACGCAGTGGAAGTGCGCCCCGCCCATCCGCGGCCGGGAGGACCGCGAAGGGCTCTGGGAGGCGCTCCGCGACGGCGGGATCGACCTGGTGGCGTCCGACCACTCGCCCTGCCCGCCTGGGATGAAGGCGCTCGGCACCGGCGACTGGTTCGACGCCTGGGGCGGGATCGCCTCGCTCCAGCTCGGCCTCCCCGTGACGTGGACCGGGGCGCGGGAGCGCGGGATCGGCCCGGAGCGGCTCGCGGAGTGGATGAGCGCGGGGCCCGCGCGGCTCGCCGGGCTGGAGGCCCGGAAGGGGGCCATCGCCGTCGGCCGCGACGCCGACATGGTGGTGTGGGACCCGGACGCCGAGGTCCGCGTCGATGCGGGGACGCTGCAGCACCGGCACGCCCTGACGCCATACGAGGGCGGCGTCTTTGCCGGCGCGGTGCGGGCGACGTACGTTCGCGGGGTCCCGGTGTACGACCGCGGCCGGTTCCCGGCACGGCCGGCCGGACGCACCCTCCTTCGCGAGCTCACATGATCGATTTCGAAGACCTGCCCGACCTTGCCTCGGAGCGCCTGGGCGGCGCGGTGCCGGCCGCCAGCGACGAGTTCTTCGCCCCCAGGGAGGGCCTGCTGAAACCCGGGCCCGCCGAGTGGCGGGAGGGCGAGTACACGGAGCGCGGCAAGTGGATGGACGGCTGGGAGACGCGGCGCCACTCGCCCGACCACGACTGGTGCGTCGTCCGGCTCGGGGCGCCGGGGATCGTGCGCGGCATCGTGGTGGACACCAGCTTCTTCCGCGGAAACTTCCCCGAGGAGTGCTCGGTGGAGGCCTGCTCCGTCCCCGGCACCCCGTCCGTGGAGCGGCTGCTGGGGGAGGAGACGGAGTGGACGCCGATCGTCCCCCGGTCCCCGCTGGAGGGAGACCATCGGAACCGCTTCCCGGTCGCGCACGGCGGGCGGGTCACGCACCTCCGCCTCAACATCTTCCCCGACGGCGGGGTGGCCCGTCTGCGCGTGCACGGGGAGGTGGTGCCGGAGTGGACCCGCTTCGCGCGGGCCGGCGGCGAGGTGGACCTGGTGGCGCTGGAGAACGGCGGCTGGGTGGTGTCCTGCAGCGACATGTTCTACGGCGACCGCCAGAACCTGATCCTTCCCGGGCGCTCGCTGTTCATGCGCGACGGCTGGGAGACGCGCCGGCGGCGCGGGGAGGGCCACGACTGGAGCATCGTCCGCCTCGCGGCGCCGGGCGCCATCCACCGCGCCGAGATCGACACCGACCACTTCAAGGGGAACGCCCCGGACCGCTGCGCGCTGGAGGGGATCCACCTGCCGGACGCGGGCGCCGAGGCGCTCGCCGATCCGTCCGCGCCCTGGAGGCCGCTCCTCCCGGAGACGAAGCTCCAGCCCCACGCCCGGCACCGCTTCGAGGACGAGCTCGCGCCGGCCGGCCCCGTGACGCACGTGCGCCTCCGCATCTTCCCGGATGGCGGCATCGCACGGCTGCGGCTGTTCGGGACGCTCGCCCCCGGCCTGCCGTGAGCGGCGTGGACCGCCTGAACTCCCTCCCCCCGGGGGAGGCCGAGCGCGAGCTGCTCGCCTGCTGCGGATCGCGGGAGTGGGCGCGGCGGATGGCGGCGGGGCGGCCCTTCCGGGACGCGGCGGAGCTGCTGGAGCGGGCGGACGCGACCTGGTGGACGCTGGACGAGGCCGCCTGGCGCGAGGCGTTCCGCAGTCATCCCCGGATCGGGGAGGGCAAAGCCGAGGCGCGGCAGACCGAGCGCGAGCGCGCGTGGTCCGCCGACGAGCAGACCGGGATGCGGACCGCCGCGGAGGAGACGCAGCGGGCGCTCGCGGCCGGGAACCGTGCCTACGAGGCGCGCTTCGGCTTCATCTACATCGTCTGCGCCACGGGGAAGACCGCGGACGAGATGCTGGCCCTGCTGGAGCAGCGCCTGGCGAACGACCCCGCGACCGAGCTCCGCACCGCGGCGGAGGAGCAGCGGAAGATCACCCGGCTGCGGCTGGAGAAGCTGCTGGCGGCCCACCCCTTCGAATAGACGATGAGCGCGATCACCACGCACGTGCTGGACACCTCGCGCGGGCGGCCCGCCGGCGGGGTGGCGGTCCGCCTGGAGCGGGGACCGGAGGTCCTGGCCCACGGGGCCACGGACGCGGACGGCCGCCTCCGCGACCTGCTCCCCGCCGGGACGCCGCTCCAGCCGGGGAGCTACCGGCTCGTCTTCGACACCGGCGCCTACTTCGCCGGGCACGCGGCCGACGCATTCTACCCCGAGGTCTCGGTCGTTTTCCAGGTGCGCGACGCGGGAGAGCACTACCACGTCCCTCTGCTGCTGAGCCCCTTCGGGTACTCCACCTACCGGGGAAGCTGACGGATGGATCCGGCGCTCCGGGAGCTGCTGGACCTGGTCTTCCGCTGGGTCCACGTGATCGCGGCGATCATGTGGATCGGCAACTCGCTGCTCTGGAACTGGATTGACCGGAACCTGGAGCCTTCCAGGCAGGGCAGGGAGGGGGTCCAGGGCGAGATCTGGCTGCTGCACAGCGGCGCCTTCTACTTCATGGAGAAGGACCTGCGCGGGTGGGACCGCGCCCGCCCGCTGCACTGGTTCAAGTGGCAGGCGTACACGACCTGGCTGACGGGGGCCGCCCTGCTGGTGGTGGTCTACTACGCGAGCGGGGGCGCCCTGCTCGTCGATCCCGCGGTCGCGGATCTGTCGCCCGCGCAGGCGGTGGCGGTCGGCGCGGGGACCATCGTCGCCGCCTGGCTGGCGTACGACCTGGTGCTCGGGCGGGCGCTGTCGCGGATGGGGCGGACGGGGGCCGTAGTGGGGGTGGCGCTGGTGCTGGGGGTCGCCTACGGGCTGACGCAGGTGCTGAGCGGGCGCGCGGCGTTCCTGCACGTGGGCGCCATGCTCGGGACGCTGATGGCGGGCAACGTCTACCGCGTCATCATGCCGTCCCAGCGCCGGCTCGTCTCCGCCGTGGAGCGCGGCGAGCGGCCGGACCCGGCTCCGTCGCAGCGGGCCAAGGAGCGCTCGATCCACAACAACTACATGACCTTCCCGGTGGTGGTGCTCATGCTGAGCAGCCACTTCCCGGCTCTGTACGGGCACCGGCTCAACTGGCTCCTGCTCGGGGTCCTGGTGGTCTCCGGCGCGGCGGTGCGCCACATTCTCAACGTCCGCTTCACCTTCCCACGCTGGAAGCCCGCGCTTGCGGCGACGTTCGCCGTGTCGCTGGGTGCCCTCGCCCTGCTCGTGGCGCCGCGCGCGCGGACTCCGGAGGCCGATCACGCACCCGGGGGGCGGGTCTCCTTCGCGCAGGCGAACGCCGTGATCCAGCAGCGCTGCACTGTCTGCCACTCCGCGAGCCCCGCGGACCGCACCTTCGGGACGGCCCCCGCCGGGGTGGCGTTCGACACGCCGGAGCAGGTCCTCGCCCGCGTGGCGCGCATCCACGCCCGCGCGGTGGAGACCGGCACCATGCCCCCCGCCAACAAGACCCACATGACGCCCGATGAGCGCGCGCTGCTGGGGCGCTGGATCGCGCAGGGGGCGAGAGCCGAGTAGCCACGGCCTCGCCAGGTCCGTTGCGGGGAGGACGGCGGGCACTTAGATTGCGGTTGTGGATACCGTGCGAACTGAGAACATCCGCAACCGGAGGGCGCGATGCCGAGATCCGCGCAGGGGGGGAGGGTGAAGGAGGCCGCTGCGGCGTACCTCCCCGGAGCGTCCGGGGTGCGCGAGTCGCTCCTCCACCGGGTCGAGCGCTGGCTGCGGGGGTCGCTGGAGCGCATGAGCGACGAGGAAGTGCTCCGGGCCGTCGAGGCGCAGTCCCCCGCGGAGACGGTCGCGGAGATCCTCGTCGCGACGCCGGAGACCCGGGCGGCGTCCGAGAACGACTGGGCGGAGCTCCTCCTCCGCGGCGCGGAGGCGAAGAGCCGAATCGCGGAGCTGGCGGGCGGGCTGCTCTCGTCCACGGAGGCGGGGGCGCTGCTGCGCATCAGCGTGCCCGGCGTGAAGCAGCGCGTGGAGCGGCGCAGGCTGCTCGCCGTGCCGCTCCCCGGCGGGCAGTGGGGCTTCCCCGCGCTGCAGTTCGCGCAGGGGGGGCACGTCCGCGCGGGGGTGCCGGAGGTGGCGAGGGCCGGCGCGGAGGTGGACCCGTGGGCGCTGCTCTCCATCCTGGTGGACGACGCGCCGGGCGACGCGGGCGGCGTGCTCCTGGAGCGCCTGGACGACCCGGCGGTCCTCCGCGACGTCCTCGGCCGCCTCACGACCTACGGAGAGCACGTGGCGGCCTGATGCCCATCCCGCTGCCGGACGATCCCCCGGTCGTGGAGGTCCCGGTGGAGCAGGCGCTCTGGCG containing:
- a CDS encoding ATP-binding protein, whose protein sequence is MSSHAFAALAENVRDYAIFLMDPHGIITFWGEGARLIKWWTREQAVGAHLRFLYPDGGAEDRTAEEHLLQAAETGEYTGEGHRVRSDGSTFWAGVTLTALRDSDGVLQGFAKVTRDLTAQRAAEAARRAALEAAEEASRLKGGFLATMSHEIRTPLNAIMAYTDLLGMEMAGPLTPAQRGQLGKIRASSQHLLGLVEDVLDLSRIESGNMAVGRARLRIGTVISQALVLVEPQAAARQVDVADAVSGFSAGHWCWGDEERVRQILVNLLGNAVKFTDPGGRITVSAGAAAEPPADAALERAGPWVYVRVEDTGQGIPSERIEAVFEPFVQADMSLTRQHGGSGLGLSISRHLARLMGGDLTVRSEVGAGTTFLLWLRAAEDEEAPARGEAGLPSSTGTLQEIRDAVLAGLERILHGYVARVRSDPEMPRGQALTEAELEDHLASFLSDIAQTLGALDLASGAESEALRDGTAIQRTIADRHGRQRARLGWSEAEVRREFQVLREEVAAAVRRRVQRPRQAEVEEAIGVLDGFLARAERVSIESHRDERGG
- the allB gene encoding allantoinase AllB yields the protein MSPPPDLILRGRRVVLPDGVRPAAVHVARGRIAAIDPYDHDADGVPALDLGDAVLMPGLVDTHVHLNEPGRAEWEGFETGTRAAAAGGVTTLVEMPLNAVPATTTVPALRAKLDAAEGVCSVDVGFWGGVVPGNTAELPRLWEAGVLGFKCFLAPSGVDEFEHVGEAELRLAMPVLAELGAPLLVHAELPEALDRAAPGVAGLDRRSYASYLRSRPPAAELEAVALLVRLCREFGTPLHVVHVATAAAVPLLREAREEGLPITAETCPHYLHFAAEEIADGATQWKCAPPIRGREDREGLWEALRDGGIDLVASDHSPCPPGMKALGTGDWFDAWGGIASLQLGLPVTWTGARERGIGPERLAEWMSAGPARLAGLEARKGAIAVGRDADMVVWDPDAEVRVDAGTLQHRHALTPYEGGVFAGAVRATYVRGVPVYDRGRFPARPAGRTLLRELT
- the alc gene encoding allantoicase; translated protein: MIDFEDLPDLASERLGGAVPAASDEFFAPREGLLKPGPAEWREGEYTERGKWMDGWETRRHSPDHDWCVVRLGAPGIVRGIVVDTSFFRGNFPEECSVEACSVPGTPSVERLLGEETEWTPIVPRSPLEGDHRNRFPVAHGGRVTHLRLNIFPDGGVARLRVHGEVVPEWTRFARAGGEVDLVALENGGWVVSCSDMFYGDRQNLILPGRSLFMRDGWETRRRRGEGHDWSIVRLAAPGAIHRAEIDTDHFKGNAPDRCALEGIHLPDAGAEALADPSAPWRPLLPETKLQPHARHRFEDELAPAGPVTHVRLRIFPDGGIARLRLFGTLAPGLP
- the uraD gene encoding 2-oxo-4-hydroxy-4-carboxy-5-ureidoimidazoline decarboxylase — encoded protein: MDRLNSLPPGEAERELLACCGSREWARRMAAGRPFRDAAELLERADATWWTLDEAAWREAFRSHPRIGEGKAEARQTERERAWSADEQTGMRTAAEETQRALAAGNRAYEARFGFIYIVCATGKTADEMLALLEQRLANDPATELRTAAEEQRKITRLRLEKLLAAHPFE
- the uraH gene encoding hydroxyisourate hydrolase, which translates into the protein MSAITTHVLDTSRGRPAGGVAVRLERGPEVLAHGATDADGRLRDLLPAGTPLQPGSYRLVFDTGAYFAGHAADAFYPEVSVVFQVRDAGEHYHVPLLLSPFGYSTYRGS
- a CDS encoding urate hydroxylase PuuD; the encoded protein is MDPALRELLDLVFRWVHVIAAIMWIGNSLLWNWIDRNLEPSRQGREGVQGEIWLLHSGAFYFMEKDLRGWDRARPLHWFKWQAYTTWLTGAALLVVVYYASGGALLVDPAVADLSPAQAVAVGAGTIVAAWLAYDLVLGRALSRMGRTGAVVGVALVLGVAYGLTQVLSGRAAFLHVGAMLGTLMAGNVYRVIMPSQRRLVSAVERGERPDPAPSQRAKERSIHNNYMTFPVVVLMLSSHFPALYGHRLNWLLLGVLVVSGAAVRHILNVRFTFPRWKPALAATFAVSLGALALLVAPRARTPEADHAPGGRVSFAQANAVIQQRCTVCHSASPADRTFGTAPAGVAFDTPEQVLARVARIHARAVETGTMPPANKTHMTPDERALLGRWIAQGARAE